A single Vicugna pacos chromosome 15, VicPac4, whole genome shotgun sequence DNA region contains:
- the TMEM17 gene encoding transmembrane protein 17 isoform X2, whose protein sequence is MISLHYNEMVSSLALQMSLYFNAYFFPLWWVSSITMLQVKYSVLPDYYKFIVVTVIILVTLIEAIRLYLGYMGNLQEKVPELAGFWLLSLLLQLPLILFLLFNEGLTNLPLEKAVHIIFTAFLTFQVVSAFLTMRKMVNQLATRFHLQDFDRLSESRGGMRRMRSCLEEI, encoded by the exons ATGATTTCACTCCACT ATAATGAAATGGTTTCCAGTTTGGCATTGCAGATGTCACTTTATTTTAACGCTTACTTTTTCCCACTTTGGTGGGTGAGCAGCATCACGATGCTTCAGGTGAAG tATTCAGTCTTGCCTGATTACTACAAATTCATTGTGGTCACTGTCATCATCCTAGTCACCTTAATTGAAGCCATAAGGTTGTACCTGGGCTACATGGGGAATCTGCAGGAGAAG GTTCCTGAACTGGCTGGCTTTTGGCTTTTGAGCCTTTTACTGCAGTTGCCTTTAATTCTTTTCCTGCTCTTTAATGAAGGCCTAACGAATCTGCCCTTGGAAAAAGCAGTTCACATCATCTTCACTGCATTCCTTACTTTCCAAGTCGTTTCAGCATTTCTCACCATGAGGAAAATGGTAAACCAGTTGGCAACTCGTTTCCACCTCCAGGACTTTGACCGGCTCTCTGAGAGCAGAGGAGGCATGAGAAGAATGAGATCCTGTCTAGAAGAGATTTGA
- the TMEM17 gene encoding transmembrane protein 17 isoform X1: MELPGPVRQRLGNFSRTMFSDSNRTGPEYSEGPDNEMVSSLALQMSLYFNAYFFPLWWVSSITMLQVKYSVLPDYYKFIVVTVIILVTLIEAIRLYLGYMGNLQEKVPELAGFWLLSLLLQLPLILFLLFNEGLTNLPLEKAVHIIFTAFLTFQVVSAFLTMRKMVNQLATRFHLQDFDRLSESRGGMRRMRSCLEEI, encoded by the exons ATGGAGCTGCCGGGTCCGGTCCGCCAGCGGCTGGGAAACTTCAGCCGGACCATGTTCAGCGACTCCAACCGGACCGGGCCGGAGTATAGCGAGGGTCCGG ATAATGAAATGGTTTCCAGTTTGGCATTGCAGATGTCACTTTATTTTAACGCTTACTTTTTCCCACTTTGGTGGGTGAGCAGCATCACGATGCTTCAGGTGAAG tATTCAGTCTTGCCTGATTACTACAAATTCATTGTGGTCACTGTCATCATCCTAGTCACCTTAATTGAAGCCATAAGGTTGTACCTGGGCTACATGGGGAATCTGCAGGAGAAG GTTCCTGAACTGGCTGGCTTTTGGCTTTTGAGCCTTTTACTGCAGTTGCCTTTAATTCTTTTCCTGCTCTTTAATGAAGGCCTAACGAATCTGCCCTTGGAAAAAGCAGTTCACATCATCTTCACTGCATTCCTTACTTTCCAAGTCGTTTCAGCATTTCTCACCATGAGGAAAATGGTAAACCAGTTGGCAACTCGTTTCCACCTCCAGGACTTTGACCGGCTCTCTGAGAGCAGAGGAGGCATGAGAAGAATGAGATCCTGTCTAGAAGAGATTTGA